From the genome of Amycolatopsis sp. NBC_01488, one region includes:
- a CDS encoding carboxyl transferase domain-containing protein, which translates to MDTPALGTSAAPDSEAYARNATSHAELVEDLRKRLSSARLGGPEKSRTRHVERGKLLPRDRVDTLLDPGSPFLELSPLAANGLYDDEAPSAGIITGIGRVSGRECVVVANDATVKGGTYYPMTVKKHLRAQEVALHNNLPCVYLVDSGGAFLPRQDEVFPDREHFGRIFYNQATMSARGIPQIAAVLGSCTAGGAYVPAMSDEAVIVRNQGTIFLGGPPLVKAATGEVVTAEELGGGDVHSRQSGVTDHLADDDAHALRIVRQIVSTLGPRTPRPWDVLPTEAPAVDPAELYGVVPTDPRTPYDVREVIARIVDGSRFGEFKKEYGSTLVTGFARIHGHPVGIVANNGVLFAESAMKGAHFIELCDKRSIPLLFLQNITGFMVGRAYEAGGIAKHGAKMVTAVACARVPKLTVVIGGSFGAGNYSMCGRAYSPRFLWMWPNARISVMGGEQAASVLSTVRRDSIEARGGEWSTEDEEAFKDPIREQYEAQGSPYYSTARLWDDGVIDPADTRTVLGLALSTAANAPLSDVNYGVFRM; encoded by the coding sequence ATGGACACGCCGGCACTGGGGACTTCGGCCGCCCCGGACAGCGAGGCCTACGCCCGCAACGCGACATCCCACGCGGAGCTGGTCGAGGACCTCCGCAAACGCCTGTCGAGCGCCCGCCTCGGCGGCCCGGAGAAGTCGCGCACGCGGCACGTCGAACGCGGCAAGCTGCTGCCGCGCGACCGCGTCGACACGCTGCTGGACCCGGGTTCGCCGTTCCTGGAACTGTCCCCGCTGGCCGCGAACGGACTGTACGACGACGAGGCGCCGTCCGCCGGGATCATCACCGGGATCGGGCGCGTCTCCGGCCGCGAGTGCGTGGTCGTCGCCAACGACGCCACCGTCAAGGGCGGCACGTACTACCCGATGACGGTGAAGAAGCACCTGCGCGCCCAAGAGGTCGCGCTGCACAACAACCTGCCGTGCGTCTACCTCGTGGACTCCGGCGGCGCGTTCCTGCCGAGGCAGGACGAGGTCTTCCCGGATCGTGAACACTTCGGCCGGATCTTCTACAACCAGGCGACGATGTCCGCGCGCGGCATCCCGCAGATCGCGGCGGTGCTCGGTTCCTGCACCGCGGGCGGCGCGTACGTCCCGGCGATGAGCGACGAAGCTGTCATCGTCCGGAACCAGGGCACGATCTTCCTCGGCGGCCCGCCGCTGGTGAAGGCCGCCACCGGCGAGGTCGTCACGGCCGAGGAGCTCGGCGGCGGCGACGTCCATTCGCGCCAGTCCGGCGTCACCGACCACCTGGCCGACGACGACGCGCACGCGCTGCGGATCGTCCGGCAGATCGTCTCGACGCTCGGGCCGCGCACGCCGCGCCCGTGGGACGTGCTCCCGACCGAGGCCCCGGCCGTCGACCCCGCCGAGCTGTACGGCGTCGTCCCGACCGACCCGCGCACGCCCTACGACGTGCGCGAGGTGATCGCGCGGATCGTCGACGGCAGCCGCTTCGGCGAGTTCAAGAAGGAGTACGGCTCGACGTTGGTCACCGGGTTCGCCCGGATCCACGGCCACCCGGTGGGCATCGTCGCGAACAACGGCGTGCTGTTCGCCGAGTCCGCGATGAAGGGCGCGCACTTCATCGAGCTGTGCGACAAGCGCTCGATCCCGCTGCTGTTCCTGCAGAACATCACCGGCTTCATGGTTGGGCGCGCGTACGAAGCGGGCGGCATCGCGAAGCACGGCGCGAAGATGGTCACCGCGGTGGCCTGCGCGCGGGTGCCGAAGTTAACGGTCGTTATCGGCGGCTCGTTCGGCGCCGGCAACTACTCGATGTGCGGCCGGGCGTACTCGCCGCGGTTCCTGTGGATGTGGCCGAACGCGCGGATCTCGGTGATGGGCGGCGAGCAGGCGGCGTCGGTGCTCTCGACCGTCCGCCGTGACTCGATCGAGGCTCGCGGCGGCGAATGGTCCACCGAGGACGAAGAAGCGTTCAAGGACCCGATCCGCGAGCAGTACGAGGCGCAGGGCAGCCCGTACTACTCGACGGCGCGACTGTGGGACGACGGCGTCATCGACCCGGCCGACACCCGCACGGTGCTCGGCCTCGCGCTGTCGACCGCGGCCAACGCACCCCTGTCCGATGTCAACTACGGCGTCTTCCGGATGTGA